From the Daucus carota subsp. sativus chromosome 8, DH1 v3.0, whole genome shotgun sequence genome, one window contains:
- the LOC135148509 gene encoding uncharacterized protein LOC135148509: MSGPSTPVHSDHSESTVEGLPPRPGVVPISPPRALTPPPVAGPSRPPGYPRSGQTPIAAIPLRAIPPPAPVMPPPAPLIRPPIRGPPPEHESSGFSGVGPSYPCSPLSVPYHYYQALLMEREELLGQIGELTQAMRDLDPNRGERQLREEIRTFRTEAVERLCGITAPLGTPGDIIDWARWVLEQLEVIGGPDFP, translated from the coding sequence ATGTCAGGCcccagtaccccggttcattcTGATCATTCAGAGTCGACGGTTGAGGGACTTCCACCCCGTCCTGGAGTTGTACCTATATCTCCACCCAGGGCACTTACACCCCCACCTGTAGCTGGACCTTCACGTCCACCTGGATACCCTCGTAGTGGACAGACCCCTATTGCAGCTATACCACTTAGGGCTATACCCCCGCCCGCACCTGTGATGCCCCCACCTGCTCCCCTTATACGACCTCCTATCCGTGGACCTCCACCAGAGCATGAGTCTTCTGGATTTTCAGGTGTCGGACCCTCTTATCCGTGTTCCCCTCTTTCGGTACCCTATCACTATTACCAGGCACTTCTGATGGAGAGAGAGGAGCTGTTGGGCCAGATTGGAGAGCTGACCCAGGCGATGAGGGATCTCGATCCTAACAGGGGAGAGCGACAGTTGAGAGAGGAGATACGTACTTTCAGGACAGAGGCAGTAGAGAGATTATGTGGGATCACTGCACCACTTGGTACCCCTGGGGATATTATAGATTGGGCTCGTTGGGTCTTGGAGCAGCTAGAGGTTATCGGAGGCCCAGACTTCCCATAG